ATGCAAGGGTGATGAACGCCATGTATTCCAGGAAGGCGGAGAAGGCACTAGGGATGGAATTGTACGTTGCGGCAGTTGTTGTCATAGCCCTGGGCATAGTGATAGCGTTCGGGGCGTACCCGCAGCCGCTCATCGCAATCGCCTCAAGGGCCGCCTCATCGCTCATCGGCATATAATAATGGACAATGTCAAGTATAGGTGATGGTTTTCAATGACAGGATTATTTGTCATAGGGATCATAGCAAGCATACTGGTGACTGTGGCTTACATACCCGAGGCGGTGAAGGCTATAAGGACGAGGGAGACAAGGGACCTGTCATCCTACTGGCTCATAATAGCTAACGTCGGGTCGGCATTCTACCTGGTCTATGGCTTCATGCTGCACTCCATACCAATAATAATATCCAGCGCCGCAAGCGTACTGCTGATATCGATACTTATAGTATGCAAAATAGAATTTCACTGAGCTGCAAAACCCGTGCGTTTGCCGCGATGGGATTAGCAGCGCTATTTGGACAGCCCCCTAAGGAAGAACCTCTTCAGCATGAGGCTCGGCCTGTCCATGTCGCCGTACTTGCTGAAGAATTCCTCGGCGCCCATTATCTTGAGGAACTTGAAGAAAGCCTCGAAGTTCGTGACCCTGAGGTTGGAATAGTAGTTGTGAAGGAATTTGTGCATCCTCAAATCAAGACCGTACCTCTTCCTCCACTCCTTGTCGTAAACGCTTAGCTTCGTGCCGGTCCTTATGTTGCTGTCTATGGTCTTTGCAAGTATCTTCGCGCTGGAGCACCCGAATATGATGCCCCCTCCTGTTGTTGCCTTCACCTGCCCTGCGGCGTCCCCTACAAGCACGACGTTGCCCTTTACCGTGGAGGACCTGCTTGTCAACGGTATTATGCTTGCGTATCCGTTGATCTTATCGGATCCCTCCAGCGAACTCCCGAGCATTCCGCTCTTCACGAACCTGGAGAATGCCGAGACGCTGTTTATCTTTGCCCTGTCGCTTATGCCTATGCCTATCTCGATCTTGTCCTTTGAATAAGGGCATGTCCAGCCGAAGAACCTGTATGCTATCTCGTTGGAGAAGAAGAGGCCCACCATGTTGCTGTCGTCTATCGTAGGGTTTGCATACTCGGCCTTGTACGTCAG
This window of the Candidatus Micrarchaeota archaeon genome carries:
- a CDS encoding NAD(P)/FAD-dependent oxidoreductase; this translates as MDREVTIIGAGVVGLTLAKELALYGIGTHVYDSKNSVADSSSKASGIFSVNGLERIGINPQHAVINTLSGATLHAGREQLRINAGRTMAYVVDRGELAEICRKSAEKAGAKVHLGRKFTRNELHELADDDKNIIVGADGAVSTVASAFKFPEIKEYILTYKAEYANPTIDDSNMVGLFFSNEIAYRFFGWTCPYSKDKIEIGIGISDRAKINSVSAFSRFVKSGMLGSSLEGSDKINGYASIIPLTSRSSTVKGNVVLVGDAAGQVKATTGGGIIFGCSSAKILAKTIDSNIRTGTKLSVYDKEWRKRYGLDLRMHKFLHNYYSNLRVTNFEAFFKFLKIMGAEEFFSKYGDMDRPSLMLKRFFLRGLSK